One part of the Methylobacterium mesophilicum SR1.6/6 genome encodes these proteins:
- a CDS encoding glycosyltransferase codes for MGGAPRRPVLPRGNNVMAFFMHGLIALWLTLLAGAVYMAWQFQRGIGNRVDLAREPRVVVIAPVKGSNRHLADFVARLRAQQYGHYRIVAVVEAETDAALPVLRQASAGPGAPLSIAVAGLAVDEGQKIHNLLHVLDRLDGSDEIVAFIDADTRPAPDWLLRLVEPLTRGDIDVVTGHRWLLPVRGDVPSALAAAATNSLVGAVRVFDVVWGGTCALRWTTIERIGLRDRWRGSIVDDVHLSRILREHRLRLLTPRSLIVASPVEHSYRSAFAFGRRQYKFVRWYLPAVWWIGAAMTALFLVAGASALGLALSGDRFALVALVLAFLLGQARASVRLMIVRKAFDGEAAAAYRGNADAAVRWLAPAWIALHAASAWSTLLSRSLIWAGVVYEFRGYRETRVVSRAAV; via the coding sequence ATGGGAGGGGCGCCGCGCCGCCCCGTCTTGCCGAGGGGCAACAACGTCATGGCGTTCTTCATGCATGGCCTGATCGCACTCTGGCTCACGCTGCTGGCCGGAGCGGTGTACATGGCCTGGCAGTTCCAGCGCGGCATCGGGAACCGGGTGGACCTCGCGCGCGAGCCGCGGGTCGTCGTCATCGCGCCGGTCAAGGGCTCCAATCGGCACCTCGCGGACTTCGTCGCACGCCTGCGGGCCCAGCAGTACGGGCACTACCGCATCGTCGCCGTGGTCGAGGCGGAGACCGACGCGGCGCTCCCGGTCCTGCGGCAGGCGTCGGCGGGACCCGGCGCGCCCCTGTCGATCGCGGTGGCCGGCCTCGCGGTGGACGAGGGCCAGAAGATCCATAACCTGCTCCACGTCCTCGACCGGCTCGACGGCAGCGACGAGATCGTTGCGTTCATCGACGCCGATACGCGGCCCGCGCCGGACTGGCTGCTGCGCCTCGTCGAGCCCCTCACCCGCGGCGACATCGACGTGGTCACCGGCCATCGCTGGCTGCTGCCGGTGCGCGGCGACGTGCCGAGCGCCCTCGCCGCGGCCGCCACCAACTCCCTGGTGGGGGCGGTCCGGGTCTTCGACGTGGTCTGGGGCGGAACCTGCGCGCTGCGCTGGACCACGATCGAGCGGATCGGCCTGCGTGACCGCTGGCGGGGTTCCATCGTCGACGACGTGCACCTCAGCCGGATCCTGCGCGAGCATCGGCTGCGCCTGCTGACGCCACGGAGCCTGATCGTCGCCTCGCCGGTCGAGCACAGCTACCGCTCCGCGTTCGCGTTCGGGCGTCGCCAGTACAAGTTCGTCCGCTGGTACCTGCCGGCGGTCTGGTGGATCGGGGCCGCCATGACCGCCCTGTTCCTGGTCGCGGGCGCGAGCGCCCTCGGGCTGGCGCTGTCCGGGGATCGGTTCGCCCTGGTCGCGCTCGTCCTGGCTTTCCTCCTGGGTCAGGCGCGGGCCTCGGTCCGCCTGATGATCGTCCGCAAGGCGTTCGACGGCGAGGCGGCCGCGGCCTATCGCGGCAACGCCGATGCCGCCGTGCGCTGGCTCGCGCCGGCCTGGATCGCGCTGCACGCCGCCTCCGCCTGGAGCACCCTGCTCTCGCGCAGCCTCATCTGGGCCGGCGTGGTCTACGAGTTTCGCGGGTACCGCGAGACCCGGGTCGTCTCGCGGGCCGCGGTCTAG